One Mercurialis annua linkage group LG3, ddMerAnnu1.2, whole genome shotgun sequence DNA window includes the following coding sequences:
- the LOC126672234 gene encoding uncharacterized protein LOC126672234, with protein sequence MSNLFNKFLTGELDYDSSDDEEENAKISWLMVSNFHMMKSKSGECFTIPRKYIYRDRVSGNDRLYNDYFAENPIYPSNVFRRRFRMNRPLFLHILNVIQDCDDYFIQKNDGLGRIGLSGLQKMTACIRMLAYGVSADCVDEYVRIGETTTIKSLKRFCEAIIKCFEKEYLRSPTKEDVSRLLKEGESRGFPGMLGSLDCMHWQWKNCPSAWHGQFTGHAQNPTIILEALASQTAESFMFLYDSKV encoded by the exons atGAGCAATTTGTTCAACAAATTTTTAACAGGAGAGCTAGATTATGATTCTTCTGACGACGAAGAAGAAAATGCGAAAATTTCTTGGCTTATGGTGTCAAATTTTCACATGATGAAATCTAAATCCGGTGAGTGTTTTACAATTCCTCGAAAATATATTTATCGTGATAGAGTTTCCGGAAATGATAGATTATATAACGATTATTTTGCTGAAAATCCTATTTATCCTTCTAATGTTTTTCGAAGACGTTTTCGAATGAATCGACCTCTATTTCTTCATATTTTGAATGTGATTCAAGATTGTGATGACTATTTTATACAAAAGAATGATGGGTTAGGAAGAATTGGATTGTCAGGACTCCAAAAAATGACAGCTTGTATTAGAATGTTGGCATATGGTGTTTCTGCTGATTGTGTCGATGAGTATGTACGAATTGGAGAGACTACGacaattaaatctttaaaaagattTTGTGAAGCAATTATAAAGTGTTTTGAAAAAGAATATTTAAGATCGCCAACAAAAGAAGATGTTTCAAGATTGCTAAAAGAAGGAGAAAGCCGCGGATTTCCGGGTATGTTAGGGAGTTTAGATTGTATGCATTGGCAATGGAAGAATTGTCCAAGTGCGTGGCATGGACAATTCACCGGACATGCTCAAAACCCAACAATTATACTTGAGGCG CTAGCTTCTCAGACGGCAGAATCTTTTATGTTTTTGTATGATTCTAAGgtttaa
- the LOC126672236 gene encoding uncharacterized protein LOC126672236 — MANKNDVPPGFNNGWKQSSSTESAESTSIIQLLEARCQFYGLPIKDPNAHLVNFLEVCSTFKLCNMTEDEVLLRLFPFSLRDRAKFGKRFHEQVLFYGKTAKLTRDIMLYQQNDGESVHEAWGRYKEMQRKVPHHHITRENLIQNLYNGSTELGRSNIDAVAGGSLMRKRTDAAFSLLDEMAINGCTWPTERVKVLAHKGVMEVSIDPAMESLKVKNASLQVQVDILKRQVAGMNMGNVAVVQSSYEVCGDSNHATNDYYVMGQTFNEQVNFVGGQRPVNVPYAVTYNPGWRNYPNFS; from the exons ATGGCTAACAAAAATGATGTTCCTCCTGGGTTCAACAATGGCTGGAAACAGAGTAGTTCCACAGAATCAGCAGAATCC ACGAGCATCATTCAGCTCTTAGAGGCTCGCTGCCAGTTCTATGGGCTACCCATTAAAGATCCGAATGCGCACCTCGTGAACTTTCTAGAAGTGTGTAGTACATTCAAGCTCTGTAACATGACTGAGGATGAAGTGTTGCTGCGGTTATTCCCGTTTTCTCTGAGGGATAGAGCGAA ATTTGGCAAAAGATTTCATGAGCAAGTACTGTTTTATGGAAAGACTGCAAAGTTGACAAGGGATATTATGCTCTATCAGCAAAATGATGGAGAATCGGTACATGAAGCATGGGGGCGATACAAGGAGATGCAGAGGAAAGTTCCTCATCATCATATCACTAGAGAGAATCTGATTCAAAATTTATACAATGGATCAACTGAGTTGGGCAGAAGCAATATAGATGCAGTTGCAGGAGGGTCACTAATGAGGAAGAGGACCGATGCAGCATTTTCTCTATTAGATGAGATGGCTATAAATGGATGTACTTGGCCGACGGAGAGGGTGAAAGTACTTGCGCATAAAGGAGTAATGGAAGTCAGTATAGATCCAGCTATGGAGAGTCTGAAAGTGAAGAATGCCTCACTGCAAGTTCAGGTTGACATTCTTAAGAGGCAAGTTGCAGGGATGAATATGGGCAATGTTGCTGTAGTGCAGAGTAGCTATGAAGTATGTGGAGATTCGAACCATGCGACAAATGACTACTATGTGATGGGGCAGACCTTCAATGAGCAGGTCAATTTTGTGGGAGGCCAGAGGCCAGTCAATGTCCCATATGCCGTTACTTACAATCCGGGATGGAGGAATTACCCAAATTTCTCATGA
- the LOC126673354 gene encoding beta-glucuronosyltransferase GlcAT14B-like: MKRLRSYYMHIRHNHQSMERKWIFPLAIASLLSLFLLFLTTVSSSSASTSLLPFYPSFSSFTSRFVETKLHPIPAAPPLPPPPKFAYLISGSSGDGGMIKRTLQALYHPNNRYVLHLDRESSNEERLDLSHYVEKNPVFLKFGNVQIIQKANLVTYRGPTMVANTLHAAAILLRDGSHWDWFINLSASDYPLVTQDDLLHTFSYLPRDLNFIDHTSNIGWKEFQRAKPIIVDPGLYMTKKADVFWVTQRRSVPTAFKLFTGSAWMALSRPFVDYTIWGWDNLPRIVLMYYANFISSPEGYFHTVICNAQEFRNTTVNSDLHFISWDNPPKQHPHHLNVGDMQKMINSNAPFARKFPREDPVLDKIDSELLSRAPGMFTPGGWCIGSRENGSDPCSLIGNTTVLRPGPGAKRLENLISTLLSSENFRKKQCK, translated from the exons ATGAAGAGACTACGAAGCTACTACATGCACATACGCCACAACCACCAATCCATGGAACGCAAATGGATCTTCCCACTAGCCATCGCCTCATTACTTTCATTGTTCCTCCTCTTCTTAACCACCGTCTCCTCCTCCTCCGCCTCCACTTCCCTCCTCCCATTCTACCCTTCTTTTTCCTCCTTCACTTCCCGCTTCGTGGAGACCAAACTCCACCCAATTCCCGCCGCTCCTCCTCTTCCACCTCCGCCCAAATTCGCCTACTTAATCTCCGGATCCTCCGGCGACGGCGGCATGATTAAACGCACATTGCAGGCGCTGTACCACCCCAATAACCGATATGTTCTGCATTTAGATAGAGAGTCCAGCAATGAAGAGCGGTTGGATCTGAGTCATTATGTGGAGAAAAACCCGGTTTTTTTGAAGTTTGGCAATGTTCAAATTATTCAGAAGGCTAATCTTGTTACTTACCGTGGCCCTACTATGGTTGCTAATACTTTACATGCTGCTGCTATTTTGTTGAGAGATGGCTCTCATTGGGATTGGTTTATTAATTTGAGTGCTTCTGACTACCCACTTGTTACTCAAGATG ATCTATTGCACACATTTTCTTATTTGCCAAGGGATCTTAATTTCATTGATCATACGAGTAACATTGGATGGAAAGA GTTCCAAAGAGCGAAGCCAATAATTGTTGATCCTGGGTTGTACATGACTAAGAAAGCTGATGTCTTTTGGGTTACGCAGAGGAGGAGTGTGCCAActgcgtttaaactttttacag GTTCTGCTTGGATGGCACTTTCTCGACCTTTTGTTGATTACACAATATGGGGGTGGGACAATTTACCACGAATAGTTCTTATGTATTATGCCAACTTTATTTCTTCCCCAGAAGGTTACTTTCATACTGTCATTTGTAATGCACAAGAGTTCCGCAACACCACTGTGAACAGCGACCTTCATTTTATATCATGGGACAACCCCCCGAAGCAGCATCCACATCACCTCAATGTGGGTGATATGCAGAAAATGATCAACAGCAATGCTCCTTTTGCAAGGAAGTTTCCTCGTGAGGATCCAGTGCTCGACAAAATTGATTCCGAGCTCTTATCTCGGGCTCCAGGCATGTTTACACCAGGCGGTTGGTGCATCGGGAGTAGGGAAAACGGAAGTGATCCATGCTCACTTATTGGTAATACCACAGTCCTTAGACCTGGTCCTGGAGCTAAAAGGCTTGAAAACTTGATAAGCACTCTGTTATCGAGTGAAAATTTCCGAAAAAAGCAGTGCAAGTAG
- the LOC126672235 gene encoding NAC domain-containing protein 30-like, which yields MLPGFRFNPTDQELVGFYLLHINNQKDSAFDIDHQFPVPFCDFYGGEEPWQIWNRFGGEQKNNLERLFFHTKLKKKATRGTGTNIDRKFGSGGGGWHGATSGDKSPIHVSDLVGYKKSFSYWNKSRPDQDRCWIMTEYSVEGRGWEFVICELKPGRKQPKKRNHEAAVLESEAKRCRIEQHNGDQAVATETNEKGCRIEQEYNQEYPNYGGGLTEEFVAEEANYYDEGTVTLQDNQEGTYSENGEDALEWERLDELLNSEPLPPSNFAEKNTEMNGEVKEGGEENLDGFFEGLEDLNFSGKFLELMDFELPLYDAN from the coding sequence ATGTTGCCTGGATTTAGATTTAACCCTACTGATCAAGAACTTGTGGGCTTCTATCTTCTCCACATCAACAACCAAAAAGACTCTGCGTTCGACATTGATCACCAGTTTCCTGTTCCGTTCTGCGATTTCTACGGTGGAGAAGAGCCTTGGCAAATTTGGAACAGATTCGGTGGAGAGCAGAAGAATAATCTTGAACGTCTTTTCTTCCACACCAAGCTAAAGAAGAAAGCTACCAGGGGCACCGGCACCAACATTGATCGCAAGTTTGGTTCTGGAGGCGGAGGATGGCACGGTGCGACTTCCGGTGACAAATCACCCATTCATGTTTCTGATTTAGTAGGCTACAAGAAGAGTTTCAGCTATTGGAACAAATCGAGACCCGACCAAGACCGCTGTTGGATCATGACGGAATACAGTGTGGAGGGGAGGGGCTGGGAGTTTGTGATCTGTGAACTGAAACCTGGCAGAAAACAACCCAAGAAAAGAAATCATGAGGCTGCAGTTCTTGAGAGTGAAGCAAAAAGATGCCGGATTGAACAACACAATGGAGATCAGGCCGTTGCAACTGAAACAAATGAGAAAGGATGCAGGATTGAACAAGAGTACAATCAAGAATATCCGAACTATGGTGGTGGCTTAACTGAAGAATTCGTAGCAGAAGAAGCAAATTATTATGATGAGGGTACAGTAACTTTGCAAGACAATCAAGAGGGCACATATTCTGAGAATGGAGAAGATGCATTGGAATGGGAACGTCTTGATGAATTGCTCAATTCTGAGCCGCTGCCGCCATCTAACTTTGCCGAGAAGAACACTGAGATGAATGGAGAGGTAAAAGAGGGAGGTGAGGAGAATTTGGATGGATTTTTTGAGGGATTGGAAGATCTTAACTTCAGTGGGAAATTTTTGGAGCTGATGGATTTTGAACTGCCGCTTTATGATGCTAATTAG